Part of the Denticeps clupeoides chromosome 3, fDenClu1.1, whole genome shotgun sequence genome, AAGATTCCCTTCATTCATCAGGATACCTCCAGTGCTCTGTGGGCAAGAAAATCTCTTCAGGCTGCAGcaagacatcagccaggaagaTACCGGCAGAGGAGGGGGGTGACGTCAAACTGTCACACAAAGTGACTGGCATCTGTTAGGTCGGAACAGTGAGCTGGAAGAACAATGACTACTTGGGCAGGACCTCTCCAGGACATTTCCAGTCCTGCGGTCACTGACGAAATCATTTTTTGGTCTCCTCATTTCCTGTACTTTTGTTCTGGTTTCTATTCATTCAGTTTGACCCTAAGGGTCTCTTGGTTTTTGGCATAACAAAGGACATGTGTTTACAGAGTTAGAATGTTTTCAGTCCTAATTCATTGTTgatcattaaaattaattatcgACTAGACTGCAGTCTACAGAAAGCATCTCTATGGTTTAAGTGCCGATTAGTGATCATGAGCGCCCCCTGCTGTGGAGACCCAAATTGACATGGAACCACCACCACACGTTCAGGGATTGAAATTTCAACAATTTTAAtagaactgaaaataaatactACGAAACGGCAATGCAAGACCACTACTGGGATTCTTGCTCTAGTGTtttggtaagaaaaaaaaaaaaaaaaaaaaaaaatcaaaacaaatggagggaaaaaataaatttctGAAATGTGTCACAGCCTCAATCCACctaaagatacacacacaaaaatagacAGAATAATACTGtcaggcaaataaataaacaaattacacatatggtacaaaaatataaagggaaaaaaaaaaaaagacatttgaaaACCTGATGTATCCTTcatagtccaaaaaaaaaaaaaccaaaaaaaaacaactcctcactcaaaccaaacacacatacagtatgtgactATATGACCCTTGCTGGGTCTGGACGGCTCCACTTAGGGGTTACAGTTGGAAGGAGgctgtaaccatggcaaccaaCTTCCATGGAAACCGCAGAGCAAACACAGGGATTGGTCCAGCTATTTCACTTCCTCAGATCACAGAGAAGCTGTGTTGAAACCACTTGTCAGCCATGTCTTTCATTGTTACAgtcacacacatttccttttcttcatttcatttctgtgaccaagaccaaaaaaaaggcattgcatatttacatcacaaaaaaaaaagaaggatggGTGTGGTTAGAGGGAGGGGTCACCCATTCTTCCATTTTCAAAACACTGCCACGGGCTTCTAAACAATCACTCACATATTGCATGGCAGTTTCACCAGTGGTGAGGtgaacatgcgcacacacacacacacacacacacacacacacacaaactattcTTTCCAGAGTCAGAATGTGTCTTACAACAGCTGCAGGACGCAATAGAcaaatgcctgtgtgtgttgaatgtttTTATCTGCTGAAGAGAGGAGTGTGTTTGGTTGCGGGTCTCCCTGCTGTGAGAAAGACGCCCCTGTACCTGTACCAGTGCAGAGTAGAGCAGAGCGCTGAGCTGAATTGCCTGAGTGTGGATTACAGTAGCTGGCAGTTCTGGTTAAGTGTATATCTGCAACATAAAACCTGTTTCTTAtctctgaggaaaaaaaaaaataataatcccaTAGAACACACACTCTAACACTCTCACACATTTTCCCTGTCTGTTCTTTCACTCTTTTATGAAAGGAGAGCATTCGTTTCCATAATGGGTGTAGTACATGTGCTCCCATTTACTAAATCAAGAGGGAAaataaatggggaaaaaaaaaaataataataatcagtgaGCCTCACAATAATATACAGCATTTCCCCCTCAaccctgtctgtctgcatgaAACTAAATCCACTGCACACATAAGGCaacatttttggttttgttccaCAAGACGGCCCTTCAAAACAagtgcaaaattaaaaacaaaaaattaatacTGAaatttgacactttttttttttttcagataatttTCAAAAATAGACTCTTTCAAAAATGAGACTCTTTCCTTCTAACGTTCTTTCAAGTGTGGGTAGACAAATCAGTCTGGCCCACTGTGCAAAGCCCCCTGTTAGTCCCACTGAACCCCccctaggaaaaaaaaaaaaaaaaaaaaaaaccttctccacATCAATAAAACGAGCAGAGAAGAGAACCGAGTGGAGGCTTGTCCTAACATGGCTACGAATTTTCCTTAAATGGCCTCGAACTCAGCAGTGGCCCTCTCTCGATGGCTCTACTCCCGTCCACTGGCCGAGTAGGAGAACTGTGGGAAGTGTGGTCTTCTTTCGCTGTCAGCCGAGTCCATCCCGTCTTCATCATCTGCAGCAGTGgaggtgaaacaaaaaaaaaaaaaacagagctttATGACAGAAGGGGGAAGGAGGAGAAATAAAGCAAGTGATGCAAGTAAGTAGGAGCAGAAAGGTTTACATTTCTCTGGAGGAGTGATTGTGATGGTCTGTGCGGTGAACTCCTCATCAAAGTAGCGAGTGTCTGTCTCAGAAGTCACCTGGGGCATGAAGGGAGGGACCAACTGCAGAGACAAAGAATTTTTCATGGAATTACTCTCTAAAACAATAGAAATCAAGTATTTAAAGAATTACTTTTATAGTAAAAGACCTGTGAAAATTGACAATTTCTGCAACAAATTCAGCCCTCCTTGGTTATAaccatataaatatattcatttatataaaatacacatgcatggagtaataaaagtaaaagtgaaatgattgtcattttgttattctgcagcacagcacatggtgagacaacaaaatgggtcctctgcttttaaccatcacccttggtgagcagtgggcagccatgacaggcgcccgggattattattattactaaaccACATTGCAAATAATCTTCACAGTTTGAAATAATTACAAGTCAGTCAAGCCCTTAAATGTGATTCAGTACATCTATATAAAAATGGTACCTTTTTGTCGTAGACATCTTGCCAGTCAACGGAATTAAAGAAGCTGTGTCTCATAATCTCCTTGGCATCTTCCGGACCTCCGCCAAGTCTGAACAACACAGCAAATTCAACCCCGCCCCCATtagaattaaaatgtacagtatgaATCCATGATTGCATCATGCATCCATGTTTCTCTACGAGAAGCACCTCATCCATCGAGCTCGGAACATGATGAAGGTCTCACACCACCCcttacatgccctgttctccctcctaccatctggcagatggttccgcagcatcagaattgtaactgccagacactgaaagagcttcttcccccaacaGTCagaggggtctgtgtgaaacattacttcaatacacggtatactgttgtactgacaaaccAATCTGCAATCATATACATGATTTGTAGTTTAGATGATAAATGACTGGGTTGAGCATCTGCTGGGGTGTCCCGGAACCTGCAGATATGGAGGGATCACTGTACAGCTGATaaacacataatttttttccctgcgCTCTGACGGCAGATATGAGTCAGTCAGGAGGCGACTGGGTCGTTTTAGAAGAGTGAACTACATTTAGAGGGGCTTGTCTCCGATCTCCATTGTTAATATGAAACGGAACCACTGCCTCTGGCAACACAACGCGCTACCGGGGACAAGTTCACACCTCTTATTGGGGTCCTTGATGAGCAGCCCAGACAAGAGTGACTTGGCGTCAGCGGACAGGGTTCTGGGAAATTTGATGTCCTCCATGAGGATGAGCTCAAACAGCTTCTCGTGGTCCTGGTTATAGAAGAGCAGCCATTCCCTCAGAGCTATCCGATTTGAATGTGCTCGAAAGGCAATTGATTGCAAAGATTGTTGCCTTGCCCAAAGGCCAGCAGAGAGCAGTCCATGGAGCTGTTGTATGTGTGCCTTCTGAGATGGAAAAAAACGTTAATAGTCTCCCAAGGACTGGCACCGATGCAGAGTTGTTACAAGTAAAGCTGAAGCGGAACATCAGATATAAAGGATATCAGCATTACTTCTGTATTAGCGGGACTTGCCAAGCTTAAAGAGATAAATCCAGATTACATCAATGTGGAAATACACGAGGATGCAACGTTTCACGTTGCTCCAGATGAGGAAACTGATGAAGAGACTGATGCAGCTGTGGAAGAGCAGCCAAGCCATGTGGGTGAGGAACACCAAGCTCTTCGACCTGGTTTAATACTGGACACGTGCATGCAGCCCCCCGACATAGCTCAAGACGTTCTTTCGTATGGGGCTGGAGTCTTTAGCATAGCTCCAGCCCAAGCAAACAAACCCGTGGGCTTCTTTAGTGTTCATGCTGGAAGCTAAAGCTTTTCCTGTGCTGTTTCCGACTGGCAGTAATACTTTGGATCAAGCCAGGCCGGTTCGCTTGTCCCCAAGCAAATACTTCAACGTCAGGCTTTTTTCTGTTGACAACTGGTTTGCTAAAGTTATCTTTATCTTTTGTCAGTTTGTTACTGAAACCCACATGGCCAAGGAAAGCATGTCTATTCAGTTGGCCTCACAAAGACCAGAGATGGACTTAAAATTTCGAACAAAATGCTACAGGACAAAAAAAGAGGTGGAACGTCTGATTCAAAATCGAGAGGCCACAAGATTCATGCGTCCACTGAGAGGCACGCCAGCTTACTGGGAGAAGAGCCTTCGCGACCTTCACGCCATGGTAAGGCAGTTTGGCAGACCCACCTTTTTCGTCACCTTTTACGCTGCCAAAACCAGATGGCCGGAAGTGATCAACGCCATTAAAGCTCAGCAGGAAGAGCAGGTGGAATTTTCCCAGCTTGACTGGAATGCCAAATGTGACATTCTTCGGAGCAACCCAGTCACTGTAATGCGCATGTTTGAGAAAAGGGTGGAGGCACCCCttaaatgaattaatcataTCACCTGCCCAACCTATTGGCCAGGTGGAAGATTACTTCTACCGAGTGGAGTTTCAGGCACGAGGGAGTCCCCACATTCACATGGTGGTATGGGTCAAGGATGCACCCGAATTAAATGAAGAGGATGGAAGCTACGACAAAGTTATCGGTTTTATCGATCGATACATATCCTGCCAGCTGCCGGAAGAaaatgtggacaaaattgttaGTGAGGTTCAAATGCACAGCAGGAAGCATTCAAAGTCTTGCAAGAAAGGCAATGTAGAATGCAGATTTGGATTTCCCAAATTACCTCCCCGCCCGCAGTGGTCCCCGGCGACGAGGAAGATGATGCACAGAAAAGTGGTGGGAAAAAATCCAGGCGGAAAATGCTGTCTAAACTGCAACGGGAAGCAAAGCTAAAGCTGAAACCGCTCCGAGATTTACTGATGGACAAAAAGGCGGTTTTCAGTGATTTGTCAGAGTTGCTTGCCGCTTGCAACATGACTAAGGAGGAATACGAATCTAGCGTTGATTCACTCACTTAAGGAATGGCTCTTGTGATGAAACGCAATCCTAAAGACTGTTGGGTCAATGGATATAATGCTGATCTGCTTAGAGCGTGGGATGCTAACATGGACATCCAGTACGTGCTTGATGAGTACAGCTGCATTGAGTACATGATGTCTTATTTAACTAAGCCTGAGCATGAAATGACTGAGATCCTCAACACAGTCATTAACCGCGTAAAAAAATCTAACCTCAACCAACAGGATGAGATGAATATAATAATGCAGGCTTATTCAAAGCATCGAGAGGTGAGCGCTCAAGAGTCTGTGGCCCGGACGTGTAGCTTGCCATTAAAAAAGTGCTCACGAAATGTTCTTTTCATACAGACTGATGAGGATGGTGTGAAAATGAGCCTGCCCATGAGCAAATTAATGAGCATGGATCCAGAAGATGATGACGTCTGGATGTCAGGATTGGCCGAGAAATACTTTTACAGACCTGCAACGTTGGAGTATGAAATGATGTGCCTGGCcaagtttgtgtctgtgtgcagggtTCTTTATGGAGACCAAGTTAAATCCCCCAACGCGGTCCCATTGTTGAACGATGCTGGCTACATTCAGAAAAGGACTTTGGGAAAACCGGCCATTATCCGATTCGCCCGTTTCTCCCTAACCAAACAACCggaaaagtattacagacagatCCTGAAATTATATCTTCCACGCCGAAGAGATCAGGACCTGAAAAGTGAAAACTGCCCAATGtacaaagacttttattttgatggcCTCACCAAGGAAATGAAGGACCATGTCGACTTCAATCAGATGCGTTATGAAggacatgggaaaaaaaatcgaTAAGGTGATGGAAAAGCTCCAGCTAAAACGGCCGATTGTAAACGCATGGAACACTTTCGCGCCAGAAGTTGAATTGGACCGTCTGGAATGTCTGGCAGAGCAAGAACCGATAGAGCAAGATCCAGAGGAAGGAGTCGAGCCGCTTCCAGATTATCAATTACATGGGGACCTACCCTTAATACAAGCCCCAAAACTGAGCTTCGACTTTGTTCGAGCGATGTACAGGAGTCTCAACGAGACCCAGTCTTCATTGTTCTATGCTGTTCGTGACTGGTGCTTGCGATGTGTGTGGGGTTGTAATCCAGATCCATTCTATTACTTTCTTACTGGAGGAGCTGAAAATCACACGTCATCAAGTGTGTTTATGAGGAGGCGACCAAGGTGCTCCGTTAGCTTCCTAGGTTTCGCGATGTTTGCGACATGTCCCGTCCCACAGTGCTCCTCACAGCCTTTACTGGAACTGCAGCTTTTAACATTTCGGGGAAGACGTTGCACTTAATTCTAAGGCTTAAAGCCCCCATACAGAGGACTTGGAAACAAGTTGGATGAAGTGAGAGCATTGCTTGGAAATGCAGAGATCTTAATCCTTGATGAAGTGTCCATGGTCTCCAAAGAGCTCTTTGCTTACGGGGATCTCCAAGCCATTTGGAGGAATGTCAGTCCTGGCTGTCGGAGATTTCTACCAGCTGCCACCGATTGGCAAGGCAAAAGCTCTTTGTGTCTACGATGTAGGACCATTTCAAAATGATCAACCTAACAGAGATCATGCGACAGAAAGATGACAAAGACTTTGCAGAACTTCTCAACAGGATGAGAATCAAAAGAAAAGCTGACTCGTTTAGTGCCGAAGACAAAGTCCTGCTCTCATGGGTCATTGTTGAAGCCGAACATTGTCCCACTgatgttttgcatattttcccCACAAATAAACAGGTGGATGAGCACAATGCAGCAGTTGTAACCTCCCTGAGCTCGGAGGTTGTTGATGTTTGGGCTCAAGATTTTAGAAAGGACAAAACAGGCAAAGCTTGGTTCTGCTGCATTGTGTCAGTGGTAGAAAACAGGACTTCAGGCTGCTGTTGGTGCTCGAGTGATGCTCATAAGGAATCTGGATGTGGAGGACGGTTTGGTCAACGGAACCTTTGGAACGATCGCAAACATCGTGACCACCACCACAGAGGATGGAAAGCCTTTTGTAAGGCTCATTGCACTTCAGCCTGACAACCCCACAGCTGGAAGTAAACACAAATCCAAGGACAACTTGGTTTACATTGAGAGATTGGAGGAACAGACCACAATCAAGTCAGTTGCTCGACTTCAGTTCCCCATGAAGCTGGCCTTTGGGTGCACCACCCACAAAGTACAAGGAATGACCCTGACATCTGCTGTTGTATGTTTGAAGCGGACATTTGAGCCGGGGATGGCGTACGTTGCCCTCAGCCGCACAACCTCCCTTGAAGGGTTAAGGATTGTCAATTATGATGAATCAAAGGTCTATGCTGATGAAAACATAAGAACAGCCATGGAGAGCATGACTAGAGCGTCATTTCTCGACACGTCATCACTGTTGCACTTTGTGCGGTCGGGCAATCCCACAGCAACATTAATAATAGTCCACCACAATGTTGAAGGACTTCTCTGTCACATCGAGGACTTGAAACGGCATCACCAACTAGGCCTTGCTGACGTTTTATGTCTGACAGAAACTCATTTGTTTGGATCCTCTGTTGCGCCAACATGCCATTTACAAGGATACTCGTTGTTTTGCCGCAATCGACAAGTATCTTACAGCAACAGACCAGATATGGCCGCAAAAGATGGTGGTGGAGTCACAATTTACTGCCGCAGCGTTCTCACTGCAAAGGAGCCACGGTTTTTCCAAAGTGTTACTGACCTAGAGTTCACGGTTGTCTTAGTTGAGACTCCTTTCAGAGTTGTGTGTGCCACAGTTTAGAGGCCGCCGTCTTATGACCGTGGCACGTTCCTTAAGAACATGCAAAGCCTCTTGGATTCCCTGGTTTCATTTGGTATTCAGCCCATTGTTGTGTGTGGGGATTTTAATGAGGACCTGTTCTCCACAGGGAAAAAATCAATTAAGGAATTGTTCCAATCCAGAGGCTTTACACAGCTCATCTTTGAAGCGACCACTGAAAAGCAGACACTGGTTGACCAGATCTACATATCGCAACCGGAATCTTGTTTGCAATCAGGTGTTTTTCAAGCTTACTACAGTTACCACAATCCTGTCTTTTGTGTTTTGACATCTTTGTGAGTACTGCTAGAAGCTCCCCTATCTGATGTTTGACTGCTCCAATCGCACGCACCTTAACTTCTACTGCATTCACAGACTCACAAAACACTGGTGAGTATTGTTTGGTCCGGTTAgttagggtgtctcttggggGTTTTGCTGCATCAATTCCCTCCATGCAGAGCtccacttttgttattttgttttcttattttgccTTTCTTGTTTTTGGAGCTACTCCGTGGGGAGGTACGCAGTCACACAGTAGGCCTCAGTTTGGCATTTAAAGTGGCCTCTAATCGGTACACTCTGAAGACTAGCTAGATTTAGTTTAGTTACATAGGGATTTCCATAGATTAGGTCCGGATACTCAATATTTCACCAGGGAGTTGTGACGTCAGGTACACTTATCCATGAGCATGGTGTGTGCAGCTCATTATCAAGAAATTATACTGTTTTAGTTGTGGAGCATGAAAGGTTAATAATGTCACTCTTGGAAATTGTTTTATGCGTGCTTGTTAAATTAAGTGGTAAGCCAAGCAAAAAGagctgtgcactgtgtgttggtTCCGGGTCTCTGCCTACTTTACTTCCGTCAAAAGGAATGATGTACTCAAGGATCAGGTAAGTACAGCATTATTGCTCAGTGACTAAacttatttttgtatgtatgtttggTGTATTAACTCACTGTAAAAACCTTAACTTTTCCTTCTCTAAGGTGCAACCGAGAAGCAAACcaaagcagaataaaatgaataagcatttttaagcatttttccattttactttactttgatAAGTTCCATGTTAGTGGTTTGTTTTGTTCCAGCGAATTCTTTTAAAGTGGATTGGAAGCCTTTGCTTGTTCTTTGGTGGACTGAATTTGCCTTCAGAGTTATGGAATTTGAGGAATCTGTAATGAGTTTCTTTttatatcaaattcaaatcaaattcaaattttatttgtcacatacacagtcatacacggtatgatgtgcagtgaaatgctttctgcaactgctacagaccacagtattgcaaatgttgcaagtaaacaatgaaccaatatgcaaatattgcaaacataaccaagtattacacttttacgtctttaacataaaatatgtgtgactggtagggtgaaggtgtgcaaatgagttacagtttttacaatgtttaaagaaagaagaaagagccataaaagaaagagcagtaaggacctaaaaagtgcagagtcattttgtgcaaagtggttttgtgcaaaagagtccggagtgattggaggtgaaagtgctggagttctatgtactgttgttgagagcttggacagcctgcgggaagaagctcctcctcattctctctgtgttggacttcagggagcgaaagcgcttccctgatcgcagcagagagaagagtccattgttggggtgggtgaggtccttcactatcttcctggccctggtgcagcaccgtttgctgtagatagattgaaggtcagggagcttggtacggatgattcgttcggctgatcgaaccaccctctgtagggctcgtctgtccttcatggtgctgttcccaaaccaggttgagatatttcccgtcaggatgctctctatggtgcaggagtagaagttcctgagcaccttggagggcagtctgaagtctctcaggcgtctgaagtggtagagacgctgccgggcctttttcaccacggtgttgatgtgacaggaccatgacaggtcctgcatgatgttaacaccgaggtaacggaagatgtccactctctccactgggctcctgttgatgacaggggtctggtaggtcctctcctgctttgtactgaagtccactattaactcctttgtcttgctgacgttcaggtggagattgttcctctggcaccagttcgccagatttccaacctcctcatcgttgtcagagatcaggcccaccacgacagtgtcgtcagcaaacttgatgatggtggtggagctagtagtggctgtacagtcatgggtgtacagggagtacagcagggggctcaaaacacagccctggggggctccagtgctgagagtgatggaggctgagacatgtccacccatccttactgcctgtggtctcccggttaggaagttggagatccactgacagagagatgagctgagtcccaggtgctccagcttggtggtgagtgtggaagggattattgtgttaaatgctgaactgtagtcaatgaagagcattttaacataatttcccttccgagtgtccaggtgggtgagtgcagtatggaggagatgtgatatggcgtcatccgtggaccggttgggacggtatgcaaactgtagtgggtcgagtgtatctggtagtgaagaaatgatgaagtctctgaccagccgttcaaagatcttcatcactactgaggtgagggctacagggtggtagtcgttgagggaggcaggatgggttttcttggggaccggaacaatgatagactccttgaagcatgtggggatcaccaactgagatagagagaggttgaatatctctgtaaacacaggtgctagctggtccgcgcaggctctgaggattctccccgagatgccgtctggtcctgctgccttcctggtgttcactctcctaaagcctctcctcacgtcatgctcggtgatgacgaacgcgttcttggtgctggcagtgtcctcccgtctgcagctgttggagccgctagccgtagcatcgctagcgtctttagctgcagcctcgaagcgagcatagaacgtatttagctcgtctgccagagacacgtccgcgttcgtcgtaccggatgttggtgctttatagtctgttattgtcctcagtccccgccacaggctcctagagtcactctgttcgagttgtgactccagtttcttcctgtagcgctgcttcgcctccttcaccgctttcctgacgct contains:
- the LOC114785208 gene encoding RAC-gamma serine/threonine-protein kinase-like, with protein sequence MNTKEAHGFVCLGWSYAKDSSPIRKNVLSYDHEKLFELILMEDIKFPRTLSADAKSLLSGLLIKDPNKRLGGGPEDAKEIMRHSFFNSVDWQDVYDKKLVPPFMPQVTSETDTRYFDEEFTAQTITITPPEKYDEDGMDSADSERRPHFPQFSYSASGRE